A single region of the Halorussus gelatinilyticus genome encodes:
- a CDS encoding DUF7504 family protein, whose translation MSDDSSDVPIADIRRKLKRLKRNGCNLLVTGNVREEASHRTTRKLLGAPEVTRTRLLALTDHDREDAPVLLPGDVRATDERVRFLQYDSGTRTASVATPAASARSATDAVASETDSSAFDTDSSSVARDLDDFQSALCNAITTAKISESGFDPAELRISVFTLSYLVNRHDPTAVDRFVSAVGDHVRGVGGMAHYHLPVADDSKPVRRLSSLFDARIELREKHGRPEQRWHFPDDDVRTVWVGL comes from the coding sequence ATGAGCGACGATTCGAGCGACGTTCCGATAGCGGACATCCGCCGGAAGCTCAAGCGACTGAAACGAAACGGCTGTAACCTGCTCGTGACGGGGAACGTGCGCGAGGAGGCGTCTCACCGCACGACGCGGAAACTCCTCGGCGCGCCGGAGGTGACTCGGACTCGACTCCTCGCGCTGACCGACCACGACCGAGAGGACGCCCCCGTCCTCCTGCCCGGCGACGTTCGGGCGACCGACGAGCGGGTCCGCTTCCTCCAGTACGACTCGGGGACCCGGACCGCGAGCGTCGCGACGCCCGCCGCTTCCGCTCGCTCGGCGACCGACGCCGTGGCTTCCGAAACCGACTCGTCGGCGTTCGACACCGACTCGTCGTCGGTCGCGCGCGACCTCGACGACTTCCAGAGTGCGCTCTGCAACGCCATCACGACCGCGAAAATCTCCGAGTCCGGATTCGACCCCGCCGAACTCCGCATCTCGGTGTTCACCCTCTCGTACCTCGTGAACCGTCACGACCCCACGGCGGTCGACCGGTTCGTCAGCGCGGTCGGCGACCACGTCCGCGGCGTCGGCGGGATGGCCCACTACCACCTGCCGGTCGCCGACGACTCGAAGCCGGTCCGGCGACTCTCCTCGCTGTTCGACGCCCGAATCGAACTCCGCGAGAAGCACGGCCGTCCGGAGCAACGCTGGCACTTCCCGGACGACGACGTGCGGACCGTCTGGGTCGGACTGTAA